One window of the Eucalyptus grandis isolate ANBG69807.140 chromosome 6, ASM1654582v1, whole genome shotgun sequence genome contains the following:
- the LOC104450694 gene encoding LOW QUALITY PROTEIN: uncharacterized protein LOC104450694 (The sequence of the model RefSeq protein was modified relative to this genomic sequence to represent the inferred CDS: inserted 1 base in 1 codon), which translates to MLRMARSPSPSLALPRTSSRLLALRAHSSHSSSSPSPDAAGDSADPLLRKLEDVIHHLIVRRSEPDWLPFRPGSSYWVPXRSKSRGIAQLIGKLASSSSSSSSSSPYGDPFLSSSSSAAAAAPHGWPSSSFFIHGDSLPPLLGFGFDYLLAFFDSVAQGSATRDCTLPSAYPEEALQTPDGESQSEDEEG; encoded by the exons ATGTTGAGGATGGCTCGGTCGCCCTCCCCGTCCCTGGCCCTCCCCAGGACCTCCTCCCGCCTCCTCGCCCTCCGCGCCCACTCCAgccactcctcctcctccccctccccggACGCCGCCGGGGACTCCGCCGACCCGCTCCTCCGGAAGCTGGAGGACGTCATCCACCACCTCATCGTCCGCCGATCCGAGCCCGACTGGCTCCCCTTCCGCCCCGGCTCCTCCTACTGGGTCC CGCGCTCCAAGTCCCGCGGCATCGCCCAGCTCATCGGCAAgctcgcctcctcctcctcttcctcctcctcctcctccccctacGGCgaccccttcctctcctcctcctcctccgccgccgccgccgccccccacggctggccctcctcctccttcttcatccaCGGTGATTCCCTCCCGCCCCTCTTAGGTTTTGGATTTGATTACTTGCTTGCCTTCTTCGATTCCGTTGCGCAAGGATCCGCGACGCGCGATT GCACGCTTCCCTCTGCTTATCCCGAGGAAGCCCTGCAGACGCCGGATGGCGAATCTCAGTCTGAGGATGAGGAAGGGTGA